The sequence GAGCCGAGCATCCGGTAGGCGACCGCCCGCAGATGACCGCGGTGCTCCTCGAACCGCTCCGCCAGCCACTGCTGCCGCCCACCCGACTCGTCCATCGCGCCCATTCCTCCGTTACGGTCCCTCACCTCTGTGACGGACGAGCTCCGGCGGATGTGACACGACGTCCGCGACACCAGGTCCCGGCCTCCCCCCATCCCGCCCCACTATGCCCATTCTCTGCCGATCGCCCGGTGGCTGCCGCTGCCCCGGTGGCGGTTGGCGCCCCTGGGGGTGCTGCACCGCTCGTCCTCCTTCACCACGGTCAGCGTGATCTTCAGCTCGTCCATATGGGGCCCCGCCATATGGGCCCCCGCGGCCGGCTGCTGGTCGCACACCTTCCATGCGGCGGGCCACAGCACATGGCGGCCCTTGCCGAGCCCGTCCGAGAAGCGGACGCGGAGGTCGTAGTGGAGGGTCTGGTACGCGGTGACCAGGTCCTTGCCCTTCACGTCCGGCATCGTGCCGGTGTGGGGGTCGAGGCCGGTGTGGGCCTGGGCGGGAATGGCCAGGGCGATGCCCGCGGACA is a genomic window of Streptomyces gilvosporeus containing:
- a CDS encoding PASTA domain-containing protein, producing the protein MKKTVVTAALALSAGIALAIPAQAHTGLDPHTGTMPDVKGKDLVTAYQTLHYDLRVRFSDGLGKGRHVLWPAAWKVCDQQPAAGAHMAGPHMDELKITLTVVKEDERCSTPRGANRHRGSGSHRAIGREWA